GGCGACCGCGGTCGCGGGGGCGCTCGTCGCGCTGCTCGCGGCGGGCGCGGCGACCGCGAACGACGATGCCAGTGCCGGGGCGAGGGAGGAGGCGAGCGGGAAGTCGACCGACGATCGCGTCGACGACCTCGAGCAGCGCGTCGAGGTCGTGCTCGAGGAGATCGACTCACTGCGCAAGATCTTCGCGGTGCCGGAGGAGGGCGGGCTCGTCAGCTACTCGGGCCTCGGCCCGGCGGCCTCGAAGGTCTTCCAGCGCGACCGCGGCCTCTCGATCGGCGGCTACGGCGAGGTCGTGTTCGCGGCGCAGGTCGGCGACGAGGACGGCTCGCAGAACGAGCTCGACGCGCTCCGCGGCGTCCTCTACCTCGGCTACAAGTTCAACGACTGGATCGTCTTCAACAGCGAGATCGAGTTCGAGCACGGCGGCGAGGAAGTGGGCGTCGAGTTCCTCACGCTCGACTTCCTGCTGTGCGAGGCGCTCAACGCGCGCGCCGGCCTCCTGCTCGCGCCGGTCGGGTTCACCAACGAGATCCACGAGCCGGTGTTCTTCTTCGGGGCCAACCGACCCGAGGTCGAGCGGCGGCTCATCCCGAGCACGTGGCGCGAGAACGGACTCGGCATCTACGGCACGATCGCCGAGCGCATCGACTACCGCATCTACGCGATGAACGGCTTCCGGGCCGCGGGCTTCAGCGAGGCCGGTATCCGCGGCGGGCGCCAGAACGGCAGCGAGGCGCTCGCCGACCACTTCGCGATCGTCGCGCGCGTCGACGCCGAGCTGGCACCGGGCGTCGACGTCGGCGGCTCGATCTACCACGGGAAGTCCGGACAGAACGACACGATCACGCGCGACGTCGCGATGGTGCCGACGACCTTCCTCGTGCCCGACGCGCCGCTCACGCTGTGGGAGGTGCACGGCCAGGTCCGTCACCGCCGCGCGCAGGTGCGCGGCCTGTTCACGCAGACGATCCTCGGCGATTCCGCGGCGCTCTCGGCCGCGACGGGCACGACGATCGCGCGCACGATGCAGGGCGGCTACGTCGAGGTCGCGTATGATGTCATGCCGTTCCTCCGCGGCGAGACCGAGATGACCCTCGAGCCCTTCTACCGATACGAGCGCCTCGACACGCAGCACCACGTCACGGCGAACGCCCTCGCCGCGGCCGGTGCGGCGACGCGCGACGGCAATCGCGATCGCGCGCTGCACGTCGTCGGCGTCTCGTTCAAGCCGCATCCCCAGGTCGTCCTGAAGGTCGACTATCGAAGCGTGAGCGCCGAGGTCGGCGGCGCCGCGGACGAGGTCCAGGCGGGCATTGGCTTCGTGTTCTGACGCATCCGTGCGCCGGGCCGCCGCGCGCGTCGCGGCGGCCCGGCGGCTCGCGGCGACGACGACGGCGGCGGGAGCGCTCGCGCTCCTCGCCGCCGCTCCCGTCTCGGCGAAGGTCTTCCACTCGCAGGAAGAGGCGCTGGCGCTCGCCTTCCCCGACGCCGACCGCATCGAGTCGGACACGACGCTGCTCTCCGAGGCGCAGGTCGCCGCCGTCGAGGCCGCGGCGCGCTCGAAGCTCGAGACGCGGATCGCGAAGTTCTACGTCGGCTGGAAGGACGGCGAGCGCCTCGGCTACGCGTTCATCGACGTCCACACGGTGCGCACGCTGCCCGAGGCCTTCCTCGTCGTGCTGACGCCCGAGGGCCGCGTGCGCACGCTGCGCGTGCTCGCCTTCCACGAGCCGCTCGACTACATGCCGACGAAGCACTGGTACGAGCAGTTCGACGGCAAGGGCCTCGAGGATCCGCTCCGCCTCGGCGGCGACGTGCACGGCGTCGTCGGCGCGACGCTCTCGTCGCGCGCCGTCACGCAGAGCGTGCGCCGCGTGCTCGCGCTGCACCGCTACGTCGTGCGCGGCGACCGGCCCGACGCGCCCGCGAGCGACGCGGCCGAAGGCCCCGGCGCGGGCGACGACTGACCGATGCGCTTCGTCGTCACGGGCGAGTGGTCGCGCAATCGCCTGCTGCAGGTCATCGTGGTGCTGTACGTCGCGTACGTCGGCGGCCTGTGGGTGACGAACGCACTGCTCTACTTCTCGAA
This genomic interval from Myxococcota bacterium contains the following:
- a CDS encoding FMN-binding protein, which encodes MRRAAARVAAARRLAATTTAAGALALLAAAPVSAKVFHSQEEALALAFPDADRIESDTTLLSEAQVAAVEAAARSKLETRIAKFYVGWKDGERLGYAFIDVHTVRTLPEAFLVVLTPEGRVRTLRVLAFHEPLDYMPTKHWYEQFDGKGLEDPLRLGGDVHGVVGATLSSRAVTQSVRRVLALHRYVVRGDRPDAPASDAAEGPGAGDD